In Methanobacterium petrolearium, one genomic interval encodes:
- a CDS encoding molybdopterin-dependent oxidoreductase, whose translation MNKQFIAVAAIAFIMLLATAISLGFLQPSTIPLDSVEITEYQGEKLSSVNDFRENSIKGTQNVNISNYTLEVTGLVENPKNFTYDEVKSFQNYQKVVKLDCVEGWSVNILWQGVLVKDIVKEVQPSPQANTIIFYAVDGYSTSFPLEYIEKNQIMMAYKMNNVTLPPERGYPFQLVAESKWGYKWIKWINRIELSDNPNYQGYWESRGYSNLGNLNESFLN comes from the coding sequence ATGAATAAACAATTCATTGCCGTGGCAGCAATAGCTTTTATAATGCTCCTAGCTACTGCAATCAGTCTGGGCTTTCTCCAACCCTCAACAATACCCCTTGATTCTGTAGAAATAACAGAATATCAGGGGGAAAAACTCTCTTCTGTAAATGATTTCCGTGAAAACTCCATTAAAGGAACCCAAAATGTGAATATTTCTAATTATACCCTTGAAGTTACAGGTTTAGTTGAAAATCCTAAAAATTTCACCTATGATGAGGTGAAGAGTTTCCAAAATTACCAGAAAGTGGTTAAACTTGACTGTGTGGAAGGATGGAGTGTGAATATATTATGGCAGGGTGTCCTGGTTAAAGATATAGTGAAGGAAGTTCAACCATCACCTCAAGCTAATACCATTATATTTTATGCGGTTGATGGTTATTCCACCTCTTTCCCCCTGGAATATATTGAAAAAAACCAGATCATGATGGCTTATAAAATGAACAATGTCACATTGCCTCCAGAACGAGGCTACCCATTTCAACTGGTTGCTGAGAGTAAATGGGGATACAAATGGATTAAATGGATAAACCGGATTGAGCTTTCTGATAACCCCAATTATCAGGGATACTGGGAAAGTAGAGGATATTCTAACCTGGGAAATCTTAATGAAAGTTTTTTGAATTAA
- a CDS encoding phenylalanine--tRNA ligase subunit alpha translates to MHLYEKKVLKAIGEAGGEVLPDDVAQSQSLDIKQVMSAAGALESKGIIEVEKDVDEFLSLGPSGADYAQEGLPERKILEALHEENTIHMKDLSSKSGIETSEVKIAIGWLLKKGWALLDKGNVTITPEGEKALEKPGIDEILLKTIMDSGKMLTLNGLSSSLKEGFQLLKKRKGLVNLNKSSNYTFRVTSKGQKILDHGFEIKEEATQLTHDQLKTGTWKNLHYRGYDITAEHPLVFPGKMHPLQRTIQEIRRIFLNLGFTESRGTILESAFWNFDCLFQPQDHAAREMQDTFYVKSPQNTQLPPDDLVEKVSQAHEDGGHTGSEGWGYQWDKEVARQSVLRTHTTCVSARFLAENKPPLKMFSVGRVFRRETITYKHLPEFHQVEGIVAAEDINFKNLLGILKEFYHQLGFEVRFRPAYFPYTYLSTECEIYLPEKESWIELGGSGMFRPEVLEPLGVETPVAAFGLGIERLAMIRLGIKDIRMLYQSDLGWLRNLPVTQLYSEK, encoded by the coding sequence ATGCACCTCTACGAGAAAAAGGTGTTAAAAGCCATTGGAGAGGCAGGGGGAGAAGTACTGCCTGACGATGTGGCCCAATCACAGAGTTTAGACATAAAACAGGTTATGAGTGCCGCTGGGGCGCTGGAATCCAAAGGAATTATTGAAGTGGAAAAGGATGTGGATGAATTCCTCAGCCTGGGGCCCTCAGGTGCAGACTATGCTCAGGAAGGTTTACCTGAGCGGAAGATACTGGAAGCTCTTCATGAAGAAAACACCATTCACATGAAAGATCTCTCCAGTAAATCAGGAATTGAAACTTCAGAAGTAAAAATAGCCATAGGTTGGCTTCTTAAGAAGGGTTGGGCTCTCTTGGATAAAGGTAATGTCACCATCACCCCTGAAGGTGAAAAAGCTCTTGAAAAACCTGGAATAGATGAAATACTTCTTAAAACCATTATGGACTCCGGGAAAATGTTAACCCTCAATGGTTTATCATCATCCCTTAAAGAAGGATTCCAATTACTTAAAAAAAGGAAAGGCCTGGTTAATTTAAACAAAAGTTCAAATTACACCTTCAGAGTAACATCTAAAGGTCAGAAAATACTGGATCATGGCTTTGAAATTAAAGAAGAAGCCACCCAACTAACCCATGACCAGCTGAAAACTGGTACATGGAAAAACCTCCATTACCGTGGTTACGATATTACCGCAGAACATCCCCTTGTTTTCCCCGGTAAAATGCACCCACTGCAGCGAACAATTCAGGAAATACGTCGCATATTTTTGAATTTGGGTTTCACTGAATCCCGGGGCACTATACTGGAATCTGCCTTCTGGAATTTTGACTGCCTCTTCCAACCCCAAGACCATGCAGCAAGGGAGATGCAGGATACTTTTTATGTTAAATCACCTCAAAACACCCAGTTACCCCCTGATGACCTGGTGGAAAAGGTTTCTCAGGCACATGAAGATGGAGGGCATACTGGTAGTGAAGGCTGGGGTTATCAGTGGGATAAAGAGGTAGCCCGCCAGTCCGTACTTAGAACCCACACCACCTGTGTATCTGCACGTTTCCTGGCTGAGAACAAACCACCCCTAAAGATGTTCTCTGTAGGAAGGGTTTTCCGCAGGGAAACCATCACCTACAAACACCTTCCAGAGTTCCATCAGGTGGAAGGTATTGTAGCTGCTGAAGATATTAACTTCAAAAACCTTTTAGGTATCTTAAAGGAATTCTACCACCAGTTAGGCTTCGAAGTCCGCTTCCGACCAGCATACTTCCCCTACACTTACCTATCTACTGAGTGTGAGATCTACCTGCCAGAGAAGGAAAGCTGGATAGAACTGGGTGGATCTGGAATGTTCCGTCCTGAAGTACTGGAGCCACTGGGAGTGGAGACCCCGGTAGCTGCCTTTGGACTGGGAATTGAACGCCTGGCCATGATACGTCTGGGAATCAAGGATATCAGAATGCTGTACCAGAGTGATCTGGGCTGGTTGCGTAATTTACCTGTGACACAACTCTACAGTGAAAAATAA
- a CDS encoding triphosphoribosyl-dephospho-CoA synthase has translation MDPVFVGKCAQIASVLEVSGHPKPGNVHRTQNFSDMVFEDFLLSGIAIGKTMEQTAKKGYDLRKTPDKWSSIGLGNLIQEAVTETDRWVANNTNLGIVMLLTPICAAAGAVESFNDLRDTMHKMMMSTTPQDAVHLYQAINIADAGGMGQQEELDVSSDSSMEKLLDDDINMFSVLEMSSAWDRLSYELTNQMPVTFEIGFPLFAKIQSEYGINQATVQTFLTILSKIPDTLISRKYGEEKAKDVLKEAESILEEGGILTDKGQQLLKKFDQYLIDNGLNPGTTADFTASSIMVAYLDSYDDYNNKLSE, from the coding sequence TTGGACCCTGTTTTTGTAGGCAAATGTGCCCAGATAGCATCGGTACTGGAAGTCAGTGGTCATCCAAAACCAGGGAATGTTCACCGGACACAGAACTTCTCTGACATGGTCTTCGAGGATTTCCTTCTCAGTGGAATAGCCATTGGAAAAACCATGGAACAAACCGCCAAAAAAGGTTATGATTTGAGAAAAACTCCGGACAAATGGAGTAGTATAGGTTTGGGTAATCTTATCCAGGAGGCAGTGACCGAAACAGACCGTTGGGTGGCTAACAACACGAATTTAGGAATTGTGATGTTGTTGACTCCTATCTGTGCTGCTGCCGGTGCAGTTGAGAGTTTTAATGATTTGAGAGACACGATGCATAAGATGATGATGTCTACCACCCCCCAAGATGCAGTGCACCTTTATCAGGCCATTAACATTGCTGATGCTGGGGGTATGGGTCAACAGGAAGAACTGGATGTTTCAAGTGACAGTTCAATGGAAAAGCTCTTAGATGATGACATTAACATGTTCAGTGTCCTGGAAATGTCATCTGCATGGGATCGTCTTTCCTATGAACTCACCAACCAGATGCCTGTAACTTTTGAAATTGGGTTTCCATTATTTGCAAAAATTCAATCAGAATATGGTATTAACCAGGCCACGGTGCAAACTTTCCTCACCATTCTCTCCAAAATTCCCGATACTCTCATAAGCCGTAAATACGGGGAAGAAAAGGCAAAAGATGTGTTAAAAGAAGCAGAATCCATATTGGAAGAAGGTGGAATATTGACTGATAAGGGTCAGCAGCTTCTGAAGAAATTCGACCAGTATCTAATAGATAATGGTTTAAATCCTGGAACTACTGCTGATTTTACTGCTTCATCCATAATGGTTGCCTATCTGGACAGTTATGATGATTATAACAATAAATTATCCGAGTAG
- the hemB gene encoding porphobilinogen synthase: MQFPTRRMRRLRKTPQIRKILRETSLNSEDFIYPLFIKEELEEGAGEPIDTMPGQYRYSLEDAVDEAKRLEKIGLQSVLLFGMPEEKDEMGSSAYDDDGIVQQTIRRLKKETDLVVITDVCLCQYTTHGHCGIVENGEILNDESLQLLAKTALSHAEAGADIVAPSDMMDGRVGAIRRMLDDGGFQNTLIMSYSAKYASSFYAPFRDAVCSEPSFGDRKTHQMSPYNVEEAILETELDLEEGADIVMVKPALAYLDVIYQVKNTFKVPTAAYQVSGEYSMLKAGIEAGYLTEESIYESLLSIKRAGADLIISHFAPDFLEGSINQEC; encoded by the coding sequence ATGCAATTCCCCACTCGTCGCATGCGTAGACTAAGGAAAACCCCTCAGATAAGGAAAATTCTCCGTGAAACAAGTTTAAATTCTGAAGACTTTATATATCCTCTTTTCATCAAGGAAGAGCTTGAGGAAGGTGCAGGGGAACCTATTGACACCATGCCTGGCCAATATCGTTACAGTTTGGAAGATGCTGTGGATGAAGCAAAAAGACTGGAAAAAATCGGCCTTCAATCTGTTTTACTCTTTGGCATGCCTGAAGAGAAGGATGAAATGGGAAGTTCAGCCTATGATGATGACGGGATCGTTCAGCAAACTATAAGACGCCTAAAAAAGGAAACCGATCTGGTGGTAATCACCGATGTTTGCCTCTGCCAGTACACCACCCATGGACACTGCGGAATAGTGGAAAATGGTGAGATCTTAAATGATGAAAGTCTACAACTGTTGGCAAAAACTGCCCTGAGCCATGCTGAAGCAGGAGCAGATATAGTGGCACCCTCAGATATGATGGATGGGCGAGTAGGTGCCATCCGTAGAATGTTAGATGATGGTGGTTTCCAGAACACCCTGATCATGTCCTATTCAGCTAAGTATGCATCATCATTCTATGCCCCATTCAGGGACGCTGTTTGTTCAGAACCATCATTCGGAGATCGAAAAACCCACCAGATGAGTCCTTACAATGTTGAAGAAGCAATTCTTGAAACAGAACTGGATCTGGAAGAAGGTGCAGATATAGTAATGGTTAAACCAGCCCTTGCCTACCTTGATGTCATTTACCAGGTTAAAAATACGTTTAAAGTTCCCACAGCAGCTTACCAGGTAAGTGGGGAATATTCAATGCTTAAAGCAGGAATAGAAGCAGGATACCTTACTGAAGAATCCATCTACGAATCCCTGTTATCCATTAAAAGGGCAGGTGCCGATCTTATAATCTCTCATTTTGCCCCAGACTTCTTAGAAGGAAGTATCAATCAAGAATGCTGA
- a CDS encoding endonuclease III domain-containing protein yields the protein MSEAPILKIYEKLYDLYGPQGWWPLMDLESENLAKTGATHGYHPLNYDLPETENQRYEIILGAILTQNTAWTSAEKALWNLKKLDAISPEKLLNLDEEILKEAVRPAGFLNQKSAYLINITNFFISIDGKTPSRKELLKIKGVGNETADSMLLYAYKQPEFVVDAYTKRIFSHLGVVDEKISYMKLKTSFEENLPKDVPLYQEYHALIVEHAKRYYHRKPFNDIIKV from the coding sequence ATGAGTGAAGCACCAATATTAAAAATCTATGAAAAACTCTATGATCTTTACGGTCCTCAGGGCTGGTGGCCGTTAATGGACCTGGAATCAGAAAATCTGGCAAAAACTGGGGCCACCCATGGTTACCATCCCCTTAATTATGATCTTCCTGAAACTGAAAACCAGAGATATGAAATTATTCTAGGGGCAATCCTAACCCAGAACACTGCCTGGACTTCTGCAGAAAAGGCTCTCTGGAACCTTAAAAAGTTAGATGCCATCAGCCCAGAAAAACTTCTTAATCTTGATGAAGAGATATTAAAGGAAGCCGTGCGTCCTGCGGGTTTTTTAAATCAAAAATCAGCCTATCTAATCAATATTACAAATTTTTTCATATCTATTGATGGTAAAACTCCCAGTAGAAAAGAACTACTAAAAATTAAGGGTGTTGGGAATGAAACTGCAGATTCAATGCTTCTTTATGCTTATAAACAACCGGAATTCGTGGTGGATGCCTACACCAAAAGAATCTTCAGCCATCTGGGAGTGGTGGATGAAAAAATCAGTTACATGAAACTTAAAACATCCTTTGAAGAAAATCTACCTAAGGATGTGCCCCTTTACCAGGAATACCATGCACTTATTGTGGAGCATGCTAAAAGGTATTACCACAGGAAGCCTTTTAATGATATTATAAAGGTATAA
- a CDS encoding GNAT family N-acetyltransferase, producing the protein MRIKCDRCVLRRWNPSDLESLVENANNYHIAINMRDLFPHPYTLEDGEQWLEITSKEEKNCFLAIIVNNEAVGGIGLTLGEDIERISAELGYWLGEKYWGKGITSSGIKGIVTYGFNELGLERIFAKPLEHNTPSRKVLEKNGFKLEGIMEKSVIKNGKIYGQALYARIK; encoded by the coding sequence ATGAGGATTAAATGTGATAGGTGTGTTTTGCGGAGGTGGAATCCTTCGGATCTGGAAAGTTTAGTGGAAAATGCCAACAATTACCACATAGCCATCAACATGAGAGATCTCTTTCCCCACCCTTACACATTGGAAGATGGTGAACAATGGTTAGAGATTACTTCTAAGGAAGAGAAAAACTGCTTTCTTGCAATAATCGTTAATAATGAAGCAGTTGGTGGAATAGGTCTGACACTGGGAGAAGATATTGAAAGGATATCTGCAGAACTCGGTTACTGGTTAGGAGAAAAATACTGGGGTAAAGGCATCACATCATCGGGGATTAAGGGTATTGTAACTTATGGATTCAATGAATTGGGGCTGGAAAGAATATTTGCCAAACCATTAGAACATAATACACCCTCTAGAAAGGTTCTTGAGAAAAATGGTTTCAAACTTGAGGGTATCATGGAAAAAAGTGTTATTAAAAACGGGAAGATATATGGTCAGGCATTATATGCAAGGATTAAATAG
- the aroC gene encoding chorismate synthase, translated as MAGNTTGNLFRVTTFGSSHGTALGAVVDGCPAGLELSREDIQVELNRRRPGTSKITTSRGETDQVEILSGIFEGKTDGTPIAAVVYNKDADSSAYEPFRDKPRPGHGDYTWTAKYGCYDYRGGGRSSGRTTIGHVIGGAVAKKLIAQLNIKVVSHVTQVGDVKAKHVAYGRVEEYASKNSVRSADQKAAKLMENKILEAKEKGDSVGGVVEIIAFDVPAGIGEPVFDKLDADIAGALMGIGSVKGVEIGFGFKLAEKTASATNDEYYLEKGKIKTTTNTSGGIVGGISNGMPIVARIAVKPTPSISITQKTVDLKTMKETEIEIKGRHDPCICPRITAVAEASVAMVLVDHLLRSGFINSRHI; from the coding sequence ATGGCAGGAAACACTACAGGAAATTTGTTCAGGGTTACAACCTTCGGGTCCAGCCACGGCACAGCCCTAGGGGCAGTAGTTGATGGTTGTCCTGCAGGGCTGGAATTGTCACGTGAGGATATACAAGTAGAACTTAACCGTCGAAGACCCGGCACCAGTAAAATTACCACTTCTCGTGGGGAAACAGATCAGGTAGAAATTCTATCAGGGATATTTGAAGGAAAAACTGATGGAACCCCCATTGCTGCAGTTGTGTACAATAAAGATGCTGATTCATCTGCATATGAACCGTTCCGTGATAAACCCAGACCCGGGCATGGGGATTACACTTGGACTGCCAAGTACGGGTGTTACGATTACCGTGGTGGTGGCAGAAGTAGTGGAAGAACCACCATTGGCCATGTTATAGGTGGAGCTGTGGCCAAAAAGCTCATTGCCCAGTTGAATATAAAAGTAGTTTCCCACGTAACCCAGGTAGGGGATGTTAAGGCCAAACACGTTGCATACGGTCGTGTTGAAGAATATGCCAGTAAAAATTCAGTGCGATCTGCTGACCAGAAAGCAGCGAAACTAATGGAAAACAAGATCCTGGAAGCCAAGGAAAAAGGAGATTCAGTAGGAGGTGTGGTGGAAATCATTGCCTTCGATGTTCCAGCTGGAATTGGCGAACCGGTTTTTGATAAATTGGATGCGGATATTGCAGGGGCGTTAATGGGTATTGGATCAGTTAAGGGCGTCGAAATAGGTTTTGGATTCAAATTAGCTGAAAAAACCGCCAGTGCCACTAACGATGAATATTACTTGGAAAAAGGTAAGATAAAGACCACTACTAACACCAGTGGTGGTATAGTGGGGGGTATATCTAATGGAATGCCTATTGTGGCACGTATTGCTGTTAAACCCACTCCGTCAATAAGTATAACTCAGAAAACTGTTGATCTCAAGACCATGAAAGAAACTGAGATTGAGATAAAAGGTCGTCATGATCCTTGTATCTGTCCTAGGATAACTGCAGTTGCCGAGGCTTCTGTTGCAATGGTTCTGGTGGATCATCTCTTAAGATCTGGTTTTATAAACTCCAGACATATCTAA
- a CDS encoding MBL fold metallo-hydrolase, which translates to MADAFATITQRRMTGGFRIDGIAGKNLHLDPGPGALVRSYQFGVNPLKLHGILVSHSHTDHYSDAEVLIEAMTRGMTRNKGLVIGSASVINGYERWGPCISEYHLSKPRVEVMEAGQILRLDDLKITATPTVHGDPKNIGFRLEWDDFTLSYTSDTAYFDELHEYHQNADVLIASVIRPGNDKIRGHLCADEFMKLLEETSPKLAIMTHLGMKFIMDHPVEEAITISKKTGIKTLAAQDGLVLDLDKFRQKQHTLDEY; encoded by the coding sequence GTGGCGGACGCTTTCGCCACTATAACTCAGCGCAGGATGACCGGCGGATTTAGAATCGATGGCATTGCCGGTAAAAACCTGCACCTGGATCCTGGGCCTGGGGCACTGGTACGGAGTTACCAGTTCGGTGTGAACCCCCTTAAACTCCATGGAATCCTGGTATCACATTCCCACACCGACCACTATAGCGATGCTGAGGTCTTAATTGAAGCCATGACCCGGGGCATGACCCGTAACAAGGGACTGGTAATTGGCAGTGCCAGTGTTATCAATGGATACGAAAGGTGGGGGCCCTGTATATCAGAGTATCATTTATCTAAACCAAGGGTAGAGGTAATGGAAGCCGGTCAAATACTTAGATTAGATGATCTTAAAATCACTGCCACACCCACTGTTCATGGTGATCCTAAAAATATTGGTTTCCGTCTGGAATGGGATGACTTCACCTTGTCTTACACATCAGACACTGCCTACTTTGATGAATTGCATGAGTATCATCAGAATGCCGATGTGCTCATTGCCAGTGTGATCAGACCGGGAAATGATAAGATCAGGGGCCACCTGTGTGCAGATGAATTTATGAAATTGTTGGAGGAAACTTCCCCTAAACTGGCCATCATGACCCATCTGGGAATGAAGTTCATAATGGATCATCCAGTTGAAGAAGCCATAACTATAAGTAAAAAAACAGGTATAAAAACTCTGGCAGCTCAGGATGGTCTGGTACTGGATCTGGACAAATTCCGGCAAAAACAGCACACCCTTGATGAGTACTGA
- a CDS encoding DUF2121 family protein, translating into MSLIITYIGSKGCVMAGDKRSIGFLGDKNQREILEEELYSGKIKTKDQLTKRAHQLNINLKITDGSEKVRKLDKILVGEVKIRATHETRRKRIYATTNGYHQVELIGSEIKNVKSGKSSIVIFGNKTTKAIAGKRLKKHWKSKISLNEVGEIFKKVMEDVAQATPSVSPQYDISIIHPQMDHKQAMELLRTTIISDVKELEKWREQLREEMLSKQRDIQMANRIITQGEVGRVKKVEGNEVEVILSEGVEALNMDWNVLAKSGDTIVMKMEQPSPLNLGDLVVIEEENLCIKKNKTPLSCDIILCKSE; encoded by the coding sequence ATGAGTCTTATCATAACTTATATTGGGAGTAAAGGCTGTGTAATGGCTGGTGACAAACGAAGCATTGGTTTTTTAGGTGATAAAAACCAAAGAGAAATCTTAGAAGAAGAGTTATACTCAGGAAAGATCAAAACAAAAGATCAACTTACAAAAAGAGCGCATCAACTAAATATCAATCTTAAAATCACTGATGGAAGTGAAAAAGTACGTAAACTTGATAAAATACTGGTTGGTGAAGTTAAAATTAGAGCTACCCATGAAACACGACGCAAACGGATTTATGCCACTACCAATGGATATCATCAGGTTGAACTTATTGGTTCAGAGATTAAAAATGTTAAAAGTGGGAAAAGCTCTATAGTGATTTTTGGGAATAAAACTACCAAAGCAATTGCTGGTAAGCGTCTGAAAAAACATTGGAAGTCAAAAATTAGCCTTAACGAAGTGGGAGAAATATTCAAGAAGGTTATGGAAGACGTTGCACAAGCCACACCATCTGTAAGTCCACAATATGATATATCCATTATCCATCCTCAAATGGACCATAAACAGGCAATGGAACTATTAAGAACCACTATAATCAGTGATGTTAAAGAACTGGAAAAATGGCGAGAACAACTTAGAGAGGAAATGCTGTCCAAACAACGGGACATTCAGATGGCCAACCGGATCATCACTCAGGGAGAAGTAGGGCGAGTTAAAAAGGTAGAAGGGAATGAAGTTGAAGTAATCCTCTCAGAAGGTGTGGAAGCATTGAACATGGACTGGAATGTTCTTGCTAAATCTGGGGATACAATAGTTATGAAAATGGAACAACCTTCTCCACTTAATCTGGGTGACTTAGTGGTGATTGAAGAGGAGAATTTATGCATTAAAAAGAATAAAACCCCTCTAAGTTGTGATATAATACTATGCAAATCTGAATAG
- a CDS encoding methanogen output domain 1-containing protein: MAKSRILVVEDEAIVAMGIKQKLEELDYQVIDIVYTGEDAVKTALETEPDLILVDIVLKGNMDGIEAASKIRKQLDVPIIYLTAYSDEEVLERARRTEPYGYIIKPFKKSELNANLEMALYKHAKDKKKSETLKKKILADFYDFILSASTSTDQSDAEIKETLLKIFSSRLEEDMRHRFEQELGDTVEEENITDLEGIFNAYLDWVARLFADFGVQTEIETKGQVNLFKFHNCPWLDDAKKNPVFCLNCQAIMQQSFDWTGMEGKVEKKAAIADGSNKCIFKFRVPFIEEEDE; encoded by the coding sequence ATGGCCAAATCTCGTATACTTGTTGTTGAAGACGAAGCAATAGTCGCCATGGGCATTAAACAAAAACTGGAAGAACTGGATTATCAGGTAATTGATATTGTATACACCGGGGAAGATGCTGTAAAAACTGCCCTAGAAACAGAGCCTGACCTGATTTTAGTTGATATCGTCTTAAAAGGGAATATGGATGGTATAGAAGCCGCTTCCAAAATACGGAAGCAGCTGGATGTTCCAATAATTTACCTGACCGCGTACTCAGATGAGGAAGTACTGGAAAGGGCTCGCAGAACCGAACCATATGGTTACATTATTAAACCATTCAAAAAGAGCGAACTTAATGCTAACCTTGAGATGGCACTTTATAAACATGCCAAAGACAAGAAAAAGAGTGAAACTCTGAAAAAAAAGATTTTAGCAGACTTTTATGACTTCATCCTCTCGGCATCCACATCAACAGACCAATCTGATGCCGAAATCAAGGAAACATTACTTAAAATCTTTTCATCACGCCTTGAAGAAGATATGAGGCATCGTTTTGAGCAGGAATTGGGAGACACAGTTGAAGAAGAAAATATAACTGATTTAGAGGGTATTTTTAATGCTTATCTTGATTGGGTGGCCCGTCTTTTTGCTGACTTCGGTGTCCAAACTGAAATCGAAACCAAAGGCCAGGTTAATCTTTTTAAATTCCATAACTGCCCCTGGCTGGATGACGCTAAAAAAAATCCAGTGTTCTGCCTTAACTGCCAAGCCATAATGCAACAATCCTTTGATTGGACAGGAATGGAGGGTAAAGTAGAAAAAAAGGCTGCCATTGCTGATGGTTCAAATAAATGCATATTCAAGTTTAGAGTCCCATTCATTGAAGAAGAGGATGAATAA